One Strigops habroptila isolate Jane chromosome 19, bStrHab1.2.pri, whole genome shotgun sequence genomic window carries:
- the CWC25 gene encoding pre-mRNA-splicing factor CWC25 homolog — MGGGDLNLKKSWHPQTLRNVEKVWKAEQKHEAERKKIEELQRELQEERAREEMQRYAEDMGTVRKREEKLEWMYQGPGGMMNREEYLMGRPVDKYIFEKIEDRDASCSSETGLLPGSIFAKSGANSVLDMANKIREDPLFMIRKKEEEKKREVLNNPVKMKKIKELLQNSLDKKEKKKKKEKKKKHKKHRRRSSSSGNDSSEEERSKTKSQKRMNSSSWKPAPPRVPGYGLQVRDSDQSHRSRSSPLATQERVSHRHRDRSRSRSRSRSSRRNSEQSGCRGSRSPLRHSKQHSNREEKGRARSPSPKKSYRRQQTQGYTRKISSEELERKRQEMMENAKWREEERATNLRKHQKEEELERELEKLDSRDGKFFNRLKLESASTSTLEDRVKRNIHSLQRTPAALERNFMQR, encoded by the exons ATGGGAGGAGGCGACTTG AACCTGAAGAAGAGCTGGCACCCGCAAACCCTGCGCAATGTGGAGAAGGTGTGGAAAGCCGAGCAGAAGCATGAGGCCGAGAGGAAGAAGATTGAGGAGCTGCAgcgggagctgcaggaggagcggGCGCGGGAGGAGATGCAGCGCTACGCCGAGGACATGGGCACCGTGAG gaaaagagaagagaagtTGGAGTGGATGTACCAGGGCCCTGGAGGCATGATGAACAGAGAGGAGTATCTCATGGGTCGCCCCGTggacaaatacatttttgagaAGATAGAAGACAGGGATGCAAGCTGTTCCAGTGAGACAGGACTTCTGCCAGGCTCCATTTTTGCCAAGTCAGGTGCCAATTCTGTCTTGGATATGGCAAACAAAATCCGGGAGGATCCACTTTTCATGATAAG gaagaaagaggaggaaaagaagagagaagtgtTGAATAAtcctgtgaaaatgaagaaaatcaaggAACTG CTGCAAAACAGTTTagacaaaaaagagaaaaagaagaagaaagagaagaagaagaagcaCAAGAAACATCGACGTCGCAGCTCCAGCAGTGGAAATGACAGCAGTGAGGAGGAGCGAAGCAAAACGAA gTCTCAGAAGAGGATGAACAGTTCCTCCTGGAAACCTGCTCCTCCCAGAGTCCCAGGATATGGCTTACAA GTTAGAGACTCTGACCAGAGCCACAGGTCTCGGAGCTCTCCACTTGCCACCCAGGAGAGGGTGTCCCACAGGCACCGGGATCGCTCCAGGTCCAGGAGTCGCTCCCGCTCGAGCAGGAGGAATTCGGAGCAGTCTGGATGCAGGGGCTCAAGATCTCCTCTTAGACACAGCAAACA GCACAGCAATcgggaggagaaagggagagcCAGAAGCCCTTCCCCTAAAAAGAGCTACCGACGACAGCAGACTCAGGGTTACACAAG AAAGATCTCTTCAGAGGAACTAGAGCGTAAACGCCAAGAAATGATGGAAAATGCCAAGTggcgggaggaggagagagcaaCCAACCTCAGGAAGCACcaaaaggaggaggagctggagcggGAGCTGGAGAAGCTCGACTCCAGAGATGGGAAGTTCTTCAA TCGCTTAAAACTGGAGAGTGCATCTACTTCCACCCTGGAAGATCGGGTGAAGCGCAACATCCACTCCCTCCAGAGGACTCCTGCTGCCTTGGAAAGGAACTTTATGCAGAGATGA